A window of Streptomyces sp. NBC_01142 genomic DNA:
GCCGTTCCCGGTGCATCGGTAAGAAGCGGCCACGCTGATCCAGGCCGTGCCTGAAGCCGTCAAGCGCCGCCGTTCTCGCTGACATCAACGCCTGACGCCAACAGCAGCAAGCATCGGCGATTACGGCCGCTCGCCCACGACTGCCGAGGTCGGTGAAACGGCTGCATACCTTGGCGTAACGGGGATCCACAACCGACCTGACAAGGATGAGGCCACAGGTTCAAATCCTGTCAGCCCCAGTTTTGAGGATCGGTCCGGACGGAGCATCTCCGTCCGGACCGATCTCTTTCTCCGGGCCCGGAGTTGGGGCACAGGTAGGTCACCGATCGGTATCGGTCGGTGTGTATAGTCGGGCGCCAGAAGTCCTCATACGTCAAGGAAAGACGAGGTCGCGCGGTGAAGAAGCTTCTCCTGGTCGCACTGGCCGCCATCGGCGGGCTCCTCGTGTACCGCCAGATCCAGGCGGATCGCGCCGAGCAGGATCTGTGGACGGAGGCGACCGACTCCGTGCCCGCAGGTTTGGGTGTGTGAGACGCGTCAGTCTTGATCACGGGCCCCGGTCGCGGAAGCGGCCGGGGCTTCGTGCTGTCCGGGGGCTTCGTGTCCCGGGGCATCGTGCTGCCCAGGTGCCGGTGTCCGGTACCGGGGGCGATCTTGCTGTGGTTCTCGCTGTTCTTGCTGTTGCGTGACCGTGACAGTCACGACCTTGAGTTCACCTCCGCAAATCATTAGCTTGCAAGAGCAAAGCACGGATCTCGGGAGGGGAACACGGGTGAAGGCACGACTGGGCCGCCGCGCCGCGGGGGCAACGATCGGCGCGGCGCTGTTCGCGCTGGTGGCGGGTCCACTGCCGGCCGCCGGTGCCGCGGAGCAGACCGAGCAGACCGGGCAGACCGGGCAGATCGAGCAGGCCGGGCAGGCCGACGGGAAGAACGGACTGGTGATGGTCCTGGACTCCTCCGGCTCCATGGCCGACGACGACGGCACAGGGCAGACCCGGATGGAATCCGCCCGTGCGGCCGTCGGAACCGTTGTGGACGCACTTCCTGACGGATTTCCCACCGGTCTGCGGGTCTACGGTGCCGATCAGCCCAAGGGCTGCACCGACACCCGGCTTGCCCTTCCTGTGCAGCCGCTGGACCGTACGGGCATGAAGCAGGCCGTGGGAGCAGTGCAGCCCAAGGGCGACACCCCCATCGGGCTCTCTCTGCAGAAGGCGGCTCAGGACCTGCCGAGGCCTGCCGACGGCGCGATCGGTACACGCACGATCCTGCTGATCTCCGACGGCGAGGACAACTGCGGCACCCCGCAGCCCTGCGAGGTGGCCGAGCAGCTCGCCAAGGACGGCATCGGGCTGCGTATCGACACCGTCGGCTTCCAGGTGCGGGGCGCGGCACGGCAGCAGCTGGAGTGCATCGCCAGGGCGGGCAACGGCCGCTACTACGACGCACCCGACGCCAAGGCGCTCGCCCGACAGCTGCAGCGCTCCGCACAGCTGTCGGCGGACGGATACCTCTTCCGCGGCAAGCCGGTCGAGGGCGCACGGACGCGGGACACGGCGCCCGCTCTCCTGCCGGGGCAGTACCTGGACACGATCGGGCCCGGCGAGAAGCGGTACTACGCCACAGATCTGGACGGCGTCTCCACTGTGGACTTCTCGGCGACGGCGGTGCCGCAGCCCGGGGCGGCGGTCGACACCTTCGACGTCCTGCGCACCAGCATCGCGTACGGCACTGACAGTTCCTGCGAGTCCAGCTCCGAGCACTTCTTCCAGAAAGAGGGAGCGACCCCGCTGACCTCGGCTGTCGCCCGGATTCCCAGCGCGAAGGGCACGGGCAGCTGCGACAAGGCGGGCAGGTACTGGCTGGTTGTCGAGCGGGAGAGCAAGCCCGGCTCGGACGCCGCGCGCTGGCCGCTGGAGCTGACGTACACGGTCGAGCAGCCGCTGGCGAAGGATGTGACGCCCGCTCAGTCGCAGCCGGAGTACGGGAGGGGCGACAAGGAAGCCCCGCTGCCGACCGGGGATCCGCGGGACGTGACGGGCGGCACCGGCTTCAACGATGCCAAGGAGATCGGACACGGGGTGTGGCGGGACAAGGTTCTGCCGTCGCAGACCCTCTGGTACAAGGTCCCGGTCGGCTGGGGACAGCAGCTGCGGTACGACGTGGAGTTCGCCAACGAGCCGACGGTGGACGGCGCGTCCTCGGTGTGGTCCTACGGAGCCACTCAGGTCTTCACGCCGGCCCGGGCGCCGGTCGGTGGCGGCACCGGGGAGTTCGGCCCGCAGACCATCTACAACGGCCGCCCCATGGCGCTGGAGATGGGCACTGTGCCGGTCGCCTGGACCAACCGCCACGAGCATCACCCCAATGTCGTCCCGGTCCACACCACGGGCGGCTTCTACATCGCCGTCACGCTGGGTGCGAAGGCCGCAGAGATCGCCGAGAATCCGCAGATCGGCGTGGTGCTGCGGGTGGCGGTCATCGGTGACGAACTGGCAGGTCCCCAGCACGATGCCCCCGCCCTGGCGAAGAAGGCGGACAACAAGGGTGATTCGGCTGCCCGCGCAGACAGCGAAGCGGCTGCCGGGGCAGGATGGTCCGGCACTGCGACCGCCGCGGCGGTCGGCGGCGCGGTCATCGTGATCGCGGGCCTGGTGCTTGTACTGGTACGGCGCAGGTCGGGCACGGGTCCGGCCAGGGGTCCGGCCACGGACACGACCACGACGAGGAGAAGCGCGTGAAGAGGCAGCGCGGCAGGGGCGGCCGGGTGACGCTGGCCGCCATGGCGGCGATGTGCGCGGTGGCGGCGCTGCCCGGGCAGTCGTGGGCGGCCGGCGAGCCCAATCCGTACGCCTTCGACAGCGAGGCCAAGCCCGTCCAGGGCTCCCCGGTCAACAGCGACGGGCCGCCCCTGACGGCAGGATCGACGTACAAGGACACCATCAAACCGGGCGAGAAACGCTATTACCGCGTGGATCTCGACGCCAAGACCAACGCGTACATCTCGGCGGTGGCCGTACCCAAGCTCGCCACCAAGGTCGCCTACGCGGACAAACTCGCGGTGAGTGTCGAGGACCGCTCGGGCGCCAAGTGCGGCGACGACGACGCCATGTTCGGCTCCGCCACCTACGCCCGTCCGGTCGCCGCGTACGCGGACAGGACGATCGACAAGGAGAGCAGCACCTGCCAGGAGGCGGGCGCGTACTACGTGCTCCTCGAGCGGTCCAGCGAGGCCACCTCCACGCCCGAGGCATGGGACGTGGAGATCCGTTTCGCCTCCGAGCCCGGGCTGAAGTCCGCCGCACCGACCGCGCCGCCCGAGAGCTGGCCGTCCGCCTCGCCCGCGGCGCCCGCCGGTGGCCCGGAGAAGCGGCCCGGCGGCACGAGCTTCACCGACGCGACCAGCCTGAAGCAGGGCGAGTGGCAGGACGCGATCACGCCGGGCCGGACGCTCTTCTACCGGGTGCCGGTGAACTGGGGCCAGCAGATCTTCGCCAGCGCCGACCTCGGCACCAGCGCGACGGCCGACGGCACCCAGAGCGTCACGAACGCCTTTGTGCTGTCCTTGTACAACCCGGCCCGCGGGTCCGTCCAGAACGAATCGAGCGTGTACTACGACGGCAAGCAGAAATCGGTCGCGCTGGAGCCGCTGCCGCCGGTGGCGTACGAGAACCGGTACGACTCCGACAACGCGACCAGCGCCATGCGGTTCGCCGGCTGGTACTACCTCTCGGTCACCCTCAACCCGGAGGTCGGTGCGGAGTTCGGCAAGAAGGCGATCCCGCTGACCCTGCGGGTGAACGTCCAGGGCGAGGCGAAGGCCGCTCCCGCCTATGCGGGACCTGCCGGGGACTTCGAGGTCACCCAGGACGACCAGGAGGCGGCGGACAGCGGCAAGAGCGCACCCGAGGTGGCGAAGAGCGACACGATGCAGCTGGTTGCGGCGGCCGGGATCGGCGCGGGGACCGTGCTGGTGCTCGGGCTCGGGGCGTGGGTGCTGCTCGCGCGGCGACGGACGGCCGCGTTGCCGACTCCTGCACCCTTCCCGTCTCCTGATTCCTTCACGGCTCAGGGGCAGGCACCGGGTCAGGCTCCCGGGCACCTGCCTGGCCAGGTACACGGACAGGTTCTGGGTCAGGCCCCCGGCCACGGGACTGGTCAGGGGCCCGGTCAGGCGCCCGGTCAGGCGTCGGGGCAGTACGGACCGCCGCCCGCCTGGTAGTTCAGGACTGGGTCAGTGCCCAGATGCCGACCGCGAAACAGAGCAGCGCAACGAGCAGCACCGGGACCGCAACCTTCGGGGGCGGTCCCGTTCGCTTGCCCGGGGCCGTCGGCGAAATCGGTGCGTGCCCGAGTGGAACCTGCGGGCTCTGGGCGGTGTAAGCACGAGTAAGAGCTGGTTCGTACTGCACCGGGGCGGTGGGAGCGGTCGGAGCGGTGGTCTGGGACTGCGAAGGCTGCGCCGGCTGCTGATGCGCGGGGGCATGGAGGGGGGGCGCGCTGTGCGCTGGTACGGGAGTGGGAGTAGGAGTGGGCGTGGGCTCCGTGGGCACCGGCAGGGGGGCAGGAGTGGACGGCTGGGCCGCGTGCGGCAGTTGTGCGGGCTGCTGTACATGCGGCTGTACGTGCTGCTGCAGGGAAGGCTGCTGCGGTGGTGGGGCCAGGTGGAAACTTCCCGTCTCCGAAGGCGGGAGCGGCTGCTGCACGGGGGCGTGTGCGACTGCCTGCGGGTCCGTTGCGGGGCCGGAGGGGCCGAATCCGGCGGGGAGCGGGCCGATCTGGTCGAAGACCTCGACCGGTTCTTCGTCGGCGCCGGTTTCGGGAAGCATCTCGACGGCCGCGGTGAGCGCCTTGCGTGCCCCCGTGGCAGTACGGAACCGGGCCTGCGGGTCCGGCTGCAGCAAACCGGCGAGAACCTGCCACAGCGGCTCCGGGATGCCCTGGGGAGCGCCGGGGGTGCCGATGTTGACGAATCGTTCGACCAGAGCCTGGGAGTCGGGCTTCTTGCCCTGGAGCAGATAGAGCGCGACCAGACCGACCGCGAAGAGATCGGCCGTGAAGTCCGGCTCCGCGCCCAGCATCTGCTCGGGTGCGAAATAACCGGGCGTGCCCACCACATAGTTGGTCTCGGTCAGGCGTGGCTCGCCCTTGCGCATAGAGATCCCGAAGTCGGACAGCCGCAGATGCGGCCGCCCGGTCCCGGTGGCCTCCAGCAGGATGTTGGCCGGCTTGATGTCGCGGTGCACAACTCCTTCCGCATGCACCGCGGCCAGTCCGGACAACAGCTGATCGAGCAGGGTGCAGACGAAACGGGGAGGCAGCGGACCGTAGTCACCGATGACATGGGCCAGCGACCCGCCGCTCACCAGATCCATGGTGAACAGCACCTTGTCGTCGTCTGCGGCCCAGCTGGCCGGGGCGAGGACATGAGGATGATCGATCCGCAGTGCCTGTTCGCGAACGAAGCGCAGCAGGGTGTGCGCATCACTCTGCTGCAGGACCTTGGCCGCCACATAGCGGCGGCGCCGGTGGTCCCAGGCGCGCCATACCGCGCCGACACCACCGCGTCCGATCGGGTCGATCAGTTCGTACCGACCAGCGAAGACCTCACCCATTGTGCTGCGCTCGCTCCCCGTTCCCTTGTGAGGCGCTCTGCCTCGGTCAGCTCTGGTGCGCTTCGTAGTGCGCGACCGCGTCCGCGGTGCGCCCGGCACCGTACACCCGGAGGAACTCTGCCAGTTCGGGGTGGCTCGGGGCGAGCGAGTCCGCCGCATCGATGATGTCGCCGGCGGCGGACACCGAGCGCAACAGTGACTGGATCTCGCGCACGACACGGCGCACCGTCGGCGCACCCGAGCTGCTCGTGCTCTGGCTGGTGCCGGTCAGGACCGAGCCGCCCTGGGACTTCTTGATCTCGTCCATCCGGCCGGTGGCCTCGACCGCACTGACGCTGCCGTCGGCGACCAGGCTCGCCAGCTCTTGCAGCGCCTGCACGCGCTGGACCACAGCGGGGTTGCCGATCTTGGCACGCTGACCACTCATCAGCTGGGAGAGCATCGGAGCCGACAACCCGAGCACTGCCGCGAGCCGCGCCTGGTTGAGACCCAGGTCATCGATGAGCCGACGGAAGAGCGCCCCCAGCGGCTCTCCGTACCAGCTGCGCTGCAGTTCTCTGGCTCTGGCGGTCGTTTCCTGCTGTGTCGCGTCCATGTGCGTCTCCCCATCGCTTCCCCAAGCGGGCTTCGCTGCTGCGAACCACGACGAGCATCTTACGGAGCGTGGTCGCCGACCGGGAGTCCCAATCCTTTTGCAGGATTACGGGGGTCACCCGGTACTCTGGTCTGCGGCGGTGGCCGAGGCACGTTTCTGCTCGGTCGTACCCACCTTGCGGGGCCTTAGCTCAGTTGGTAGAGCGCTGTCTTTGCATGGCAGATGTCAGGGGTTCGACTCCCCTAGGCTCCACTTGATCAGACCCCTCTGACCTGCGGTAACGCGGTTGGAGGGGTCTTTTTTTTGTGCCAGGCCCCCGCTTCTGACCGGACATCCGGCACTGCCTCGTCGGGCATCGGAAGCGGTCGTACGGCCCCTCCTGCCGGTCGGCACGGGCCCGCGGACTGGGCCGTCCGGGTGGTGTTCATCAGAAGAACTGTGCAGCGGCGGCGTCGCTCCCCCACTTCTCGAGATGCGTCCACATCATGAGGAAGGTATGTAGATCGCTCAACCCGAAAGCGAGGGGTCATGGCCGCCTTCAAGGTCAAAAATCTGTGGAGCGCATTCATCACCGCGTTCTTTGCCCTGCTTGCCTCGGTGGGGCTCACCACCGCCGCCGCGGCCCAGCAGCCCGCCCCGGCCGTACAGCAGACGCCGGACGAGCCGAGCACGCCGCGTGCACAAGCCGTTCGGGCGTTCGTACCCGCTCAAAGTACGCGGCAGAGTATGCGATGGAATCCGACGGCGCGCGACAGGTCGCTGCCGCCCACGATCAAGCAGCGCATCCACGCGGAAGCGCACGGCTCGTCACCCGCCACCCGGCACCTGCCCGCTGTCGACGCCGACAGCGCCGACGCCTCACCGAGCTCGGCCTCGGCCACAGCTGCCGGCCCCGCCCCCGCCGCCGGCCCCGCTGCCGAGTCCGCCCCCGTCGCGGACCCAGTGCTCACCGTGCTCACCGCAGCGTGAGGCGCCGGGAGTACTCACGTCTCCCGGCACCCGTGGCCTCACGGGCGGTATGCGATCAGCGACGGTCGTCGCGGTCCGTAGCCTCCGCCTCGGCCTGCTTGGCCTGTACGTCGGGATCGAGCGACTCCGGACTGCCGTCGACGGACGCCAGCGGTGCGCGGTCGGAGACCTCCGTGGCAGCGGGCGGTTCCACCAGCCAATCGGGGTTGGCCTGCTTGTCCCACCACTTCCAGGCGGCGAAAGCTCCGCCGACCAGTACACCGATGACCGCGAGGCCCTTGGCGATACGGCCGGCCCTGGACCGCCGCTCGTGCTTCCTCACCAGCTTCTGAATATCCTTCGCCGTCACCTGTCCGCGCAGCGCGGCCAGAGCGGCAGCGGAGCGGGCCGCAGCCTCTTCCCTTACGGGCTGAGCGACGGCCACCGCGTGCTCGTAACGCGGAACGGTGTAATCCGCCGCCTGACGAGCGGCCCTACGAGCCTGAACCGCGGCTCGGTGTGCGGCCTCGTCGACCTTCGGCGGCACATGCGGCGCGACACGCGCGTCGTACTGGACACGTGCCTGAGAGGCGGCCTTCGAGACTTTGGGTGCGAGCCGTACGCGAGCTTCGTGCGCATAATGCGCGGCCTGGTCCTTGGCCGTGTCGGCGTAGGGCGCCACCACTTCCGCGGCGTGCCGCACGCTGTCCTTCGCCGTGCTGGTCGCGGCGCGCACGCTGTCCTTGCGGGTCACAGGATCCTCCTCCTCGGTGGCGTTCTGGGGTGCTGAGGGTTTATCCCCAGATGGACACAGTTTCGCCTTTCCACCCGATTGAAAATCATGCCTGTTGAGAGCTGCCTCGGCATGTGGGGCGGGCATCCGGGTCATGTAGGGACCTTTGCGGACGACGATGCCACGGTTTGCCGTGCAATGCGCCGCTACGGCGGCCGCTTGGCGCCTTTTCTCCGTGGGCGGCTCTTCCGTGCGAGGATCGTGAGACGTCAGCGAAGACTTACGGAAGGCAGATCGTGGCCGAGCAGCTTTACGCCACCTTGAAGACCAACCAAGGCGACATCGAGATCCGGCTTCTGCCGAACCACGCGCCCAAGACGGTCAAGAACTTCGTAGAGCTCGCCAAGGGCGAGCGGGATTGGACCCACCCGGCGACCGGCAAGAAGTCCACGGACAAGCTGTACGACGGCACGGTCTTCCACCGCGTGATCAGCGGCTTCATGATCCAGGGCGGGGACCCGCTGGGCAACGGCACCGGCGGCCCGGGCTACGAGTTCCAGGACGAGTTCCACCCCGACCTCGGCTTCGACAAGCCGTACCTGCTGGCCATGGCCAACGCCGGCCCGGGCACCAACGGCTCCCAGTTCTTCATCACCGTGTCGCCCACCGCCTGGCTGACCCGTAAGCACACCATCTTCGGTGAGGTCTCCAACGAGGCCGGCAAGAAGGTCGTGGACGCCATCGTGGGCACGCAGACCAACCCGCGCACCGACCGCCCGGTCAACGACGTCGTGATCGAGTCCGTCGTCATCGAGACCCGCGAGGCCTGATCCCCAGGTTCCCCAAGGCCCCAGGTCCCCCAGGGCATGCAGGGCATGCAGGGCCGCCAGTGTCGTCAGGGGAACCAATTCGCCCCGTCCGTCCGTAAGGATGGACGGGGCGATGTGTCGAGTTCGGGAGATTGAGGGGACCTCATGGACCAGTCGGGCAGTCCGCAGGAGCCGCAGGGCACACAGGGCCTGCCCAGCTGTTACCGGCATCCGGGCCGCGAGACGGGCATCACCTGCACCCGCTGCGAGCGGCCGATCTGCACGGACTGCATGGTCGACGCGTCGGTGGGGTTCCAGTGCCCCCAGTGCGTACGCACCGGGTCCGGTACGGGGCACGCGCCGACCGCGAACCAGCCGCGGACGATTGCCGGCGGCACCATCGCGGCCGACCCCTTCCTGGTCACCAAGATCCTTATCGCGATCAATGCCGCGGTGTTCGTCATGGTGCTTGTGCTCGGCGACCGGTTCGTCGCGGAGATGGAGCTGATCGGATATGCCCGCAATCCCCAGCTCGGCGGCGAAACCGTCGGAGTGGCGGACAACGAGTGGTACCGGCTGCTCACCGCGGCGTTTCTCCATGAGCAGGTACAGCACATCCTGTTCAACCTGCTGAGCCTGTGGTTCCTGGGCAGACTCGTGGAGCCGGAGCTCGGCCGGGCCCGCTATCTCGCCGTCTATCTGCTCTCGGGGCTTGGCGGCAGCGCTCTCGCCTATCTGATCGCCGCTCCGAACCAGCCCTCGCTGGGCGCCTCCGGCGCCATCTACGGCCTGATGGGTGCTTTCGCCGTGCTGGTGCGACGCTCGAACCTCGACATGCGGCCGGTCATCGCACTGCTCGCACTCAGCCTGTTCTTCACCTTCACCTGGGACAACATCTCCTGGGAGGCGCATATCGGCGGGCTTGTCGCCGGTGCGCTCGTCACGCTCGGCATGGTCTACGCGCCGAGCGCGCGACGGAACCTGGTGCAGTTCGGCACCTGTGCCCTGGTTCTTCTGGCGACTGTCACCCTCGTGGTGGCCAGGACCGCCTCGCTCACCTGAGCGTGAGCTTTCCCCAAAGTTGTCCACAGTGTGTGCTGGATCTTGTGCATGCTGTGGGGAACATGCGTGCCCCTTGTCACCGTGCTGGGTTTCCCCAGCAAGGACAAGGGGCGGGCCGTTTCATCAACATGGCCGATGTAGTCACACCGGCGTCAACGCTCCGAGAGTTATCCACAGATCGTCTGACCTTTTCCCCACTGTGGACAACGCTGTGGATAACCTCAGGGCAAGGCTTGACGGCCGAC
This region includes:
- a CDS encoding VWA domain-containing protein, with product MKARLGRRAAGATIGAALFALVAGPLPAAGAAEQTEQTGQTGQIEQAGQADGKNGLVMVLDSSGSMADDDGTGQTRMESARAAVGTVVDALPDGFPTGLRVYGADQPKGCTDTRLALPVQPLDRTGMKQAVGAVQPKGDTPIGLSLQKAAQDLPRPADGAIGTRTILLISDGEDNCGTPQPCEVAEQLAKDGIGLRIDTVGFQVRGAARQQLECIARAGNGRYYDAPDAKALARQLQRSAQLSADGYLFRGKPVEGARTRDTAPALLPGQYLDTIGPGEKRYYATDLDGVSTVDFSATAVPQPGAAVDTFDVLRTSIAYGTDSSCESSSEHFFQKEGATPLTSAVARIPSAKGTGSCDKAGRYWLVVERESKPGSDAARWPLELTYTVEQPLAKDVTPAQSQPEYGRGDKEAPLPTGDPRDVTGGTGFNDAKEIGHGVWRDKVLPSQTLWYKVPVGWGQQLRYDVEFANEPTVDGASSVWSYGATQVFTPARAPVGGGTGEFGPQTIYNGRPMALEMGTVPVAWTNRHEHHPNVVPVHTTGGFYIAVTLGAKAAEIAENPQIGVVLRVAVIGDELAGPQHDAPALAKKADNKGDSAARADSEAAAGAGWSGTATAAAVGGAVIVIAGLVLVLVRRRSGTGPARGPATDTTTTRRSA
- a CDS encoding DLW-39 family protein, whose translation is MKKLLLVALAAIGGLLVYRQIQADRAEQDLWTEATDSVPAGLGV
- a CDS encoding DUF6344 domain-containing protein; its protein translation is MAAFKVKNLWSAFITAFFALLASVGLTTAAAAQQPAPAVQQTPDEPSTPRAQAVRAFVPAQSTRQSMRWNPTARDRSLPPTIKQRIHAEAHGSSPATRHLPAVDADSADASPSSASATAAGPAPAAGPAAESAPVADPVLTVLTAA
- a CDS encoding peptidylprolyl isomerase, whose translation is MAEQLYATLKTNQGDIEIRLLPNHAPKTVKNFVELAKGERDWTHPATGKKSTDKLYDGTVFHRVISGFMIQGGDPLGNGTGGPGYEFQDEFHPDLGFDKPYLLAMANAGPGTNGSQFFITVSPTAWLTRKHTIFGEVSNEAGKKVVDAIVGTQTNPRTDRPVNDVVIESVVIETREA
- a CDS encoding serine/threonine-protein kinase is translated as MGEVFAGRYELIDPIGRGGVGAVWRAWDHRRRRYVAAKVLQQSDAHTLLRFVREQALRIDHPHVLAPASWAADDDKVLFTMDLVSGGSLAHVIGDYGPLPPRFVCTLLDQLLSGLAAVHAEGVVHRDIKPANILLEATGTGRPHLRLSDFGISMRKGEPRLTETNYVVGTPGYFAPEQMLGAEPDFTADLFAVGLVALYLLQGKKPDSQALVERFVNIGTPGAPQGIPEPLWQVLAGLLQPDPQARFRTATGARKALTAAVEMLPETGADEEPVEVFDQIGPLPAGFGPSGPATDPQAVAHAPVQQPLPPSETGSFHLAPPPQQPSLQQHVQPHVQQPAQLPHAAQPSTPAPLPVPTEPTPTPTPTPVPAHSAPPLHAPAHQQPAQPSQSQTTAPTAPTAPVQYEPALTRAYTAQSPQVPLGHAPISPTAPGKRTGPPPKVAVPVLLVALLCFAVGIWALTQS
- a CDS encoding DNA-binding protein, with protein sequence MDATQQETTARARELQRSWYGEPLGALFRRLIDDLGLNQARLAAVLGLSAPMLSQLMSGQRAKIGNPAVVQRVQALQELASLVADGSVSAVEATGRMDEIKKSQGGSVLTGTSQSTSSSGAPTVRRVVREIQSLLRSVSAAGDIIDAADSLAPSHPELAEFLRVYGAGRTADAVAHYEAHQS
- a CDS encoding DUF5324 family protein translates to MTRKDSVRAATSTAKDSVRHAAEVVAPYADTAKDQAAHYAHEARVRLAPKVSKAASQARVQYDARVAPHVPPKVDEAAHRAAVQARRAARQAADYTVPRYEHAVAVAQPVREEAAARSAAALAALRGQVTAKDIQKLVRKHERRSRAGRIAKGLAVIGVLVGGAFAAWKWWDKQANPDWLVEPPAATEVSDRAPLASVDGSPESLDPDVQAKQAEAEATDRDDRR
- a CDS encoding rhomboid family intramembrane serine protease: MDQSGSPQEPQGTQGLPSCYRHPGRETGITCTRCERPICTDCMVDASVGFQCPQCVRTGSGTGHAPTANQPRTIAGGTIAADPFLVTKILIAINAAVFVMVLVLGDRFVAEMELIGYARNPQLGGETVGVADNEWYRLLTAAFLHEQVQHILFNLLSLWFLGRLVEPELGRARYLAVYLLSGLGGSALAYLIAAPNQPSLGASGAIYGLMGAFAVLVRRSNLDMRPVIALLALSLFFTFTWDNISWEAHIGGLVAGALVTLGMVYAPSARRNLVQFGTCALVLLATVTLVVARTASLT